The proteins below are encoded in one region of Campylobacter rectus:
- a CDS encoding DIP1984 family protein, whose product MKLAEALILRADIQKRIEQLRSRLTDNAKVQEGEKPGEEPKTLLAELDALSRELEQLIVRINLTNCTAKADGKSLIELIAKRDILMLKANMLRAFAQAAAQKVNLYSHSEIKILSTVDVAALQKQIDEIARQIRQLDTTLQGANWQIDLIES is encoded by the coding sequence ATGAAACTAGCCGAGGCGCTGATACTGCGCGCCGACATACAAAAACGCATCGAGCAGCTAAGATCAAGGCTCACGGACAACGCGAAGGTGCAAGAAGGCGAGAAGCCCGGCGAGGAGCCAAAGACGCTACTAGCCGAGCTGGACGCGCTAAGCAGAGAGCTTGAACAGCTAATCGTTCGGATAAATTTAACCAACTGCACCGCAAAAGCGGACGGCAAGAGCCTCATCGAGCTCATCGCCAAGCGCGACATACTCATGCTAAAAGCGAACATGCTACGGGCATTTGCGCAAGCTGCCGCGCAAAAAGTTAATTTATATTCGCATAGCGAGATTAAAATTTTAAGCACGGTCGATGTCGCGGCGCTGCAAAAGCAAATAGACGAGATAGCTAGGCAAATCAGGCAGCTAGACACGACGCTGCAAGGCGCAAACTGGCAAATCGATCTGATCGAAAGCTAA